One Gemmatimonadaceae bacterium DNA segment encodes these proteins:
- the nhaA gene encoding Na+/H+ antiporter NhaA, with protein MPPDTKPVLAVRLSRPFRQFAEWQAGGGVMLLVAASIAMLLANSAGHAAVEAFWETPLALTFGSSVFSLTLREWISDGLMAVFFLLVGLEIKSELLVGELSTLRTASLPLAAALGGMLAPALIYVALNRGTDGAAGWGIPTATDIAFALGVLALLGSRVPPALTVFLAALAIADDLGAVLVISLFYGHAPDATYLLLAGAVMLALVSANLAGVAWTSVYAILGLALWYCVLRSGVHSTVAGVLLALTVPARSRIEPARFEEEARRHLDDFATATGEDDRPVLSNGGQQHALAAIESAVEDAQPPLARMRHVLHVPVNFWIMSLFALANAGVRLVGDSGAAGTALVGPVSLGVALGLVLGKPLGILLATWLATRFGATLPGGSTWASVSGVACLAGIGFTMSLFVSGLAFPDAVLLAQAKAGIVAASLLAGTVGAAVMWWATAPARIAAPAPAAATGEA; from the coding sequence ATGCCCCCCGACACGAAGCCGGTCCTCGCCGTCAGGCTGAGCCGCCCGTTCCGCCAGTTCGCCGAGTGGCAGGCTGGCGGGGGGGTGATGCTGCTGGTGGCTGCGAGCATCGCCATGCTGCTGGCCAACAGCGCGGGGCATGCGGCGGTGGAGGCGTTCTGGGAGACGCCACTCGCGCTCACCTTCGGCAGCAGCGTGTTCTCGCTCACGCTCCGCGAGTGGATCAGCGACGGGTTGATGGCCGTGTTCTTCCTGCTCGTCGGCCTCGAGATCAAGAGTGAGCTCCTGGTTGGTGAACTCTCCACCCTGCGCACGGCATCGCTCCCCCTGGCCGCCGCGCTTGGCGGGATGCTCGCGCCCGCCCTGATCTACGTGGCGTTGAACCGCGGCACGGACGGCGCCGCGGGCTGGGGCATCCCGACCGCCACCGACATCGCCTTCGCCCTCGGCGTGCTCGCCCTGCTCGGCAGCCGCGTGCCACCGGCGCTCACCGTGTTCCTCGCCGCGCTCGCCATCGCCGACGACCTGGGCGCCGTGCTGGTGATCAGCCTGTTCTACGGCCACGCGCCCGATGCGACGTACCTGCTGCTCGCCGGCGCGGTGATGCTGGCACTCGTGTCCGCGAACCTCGCCGGCGTGGCGTGGACCAGCGTCTACGCCATCCTCGGCCTCGCCTTGTGGTACTGCGTCCTCCGCTCCGGCGTGCACTCCACCGTGGCGGGGGTGCTGCTTGCGCTCACGGTGCCGGCGCGCTCGCGCATCGAGCCGGCACGCTTCGAGGAGGAGGCGCGCCGTCACCTCGATGACTTCGCCACCGCCACTGGCGAGGATGACCGGCCCGTGCTCTCGAACGGCGGACAGCAGCACGCGCTCGCGGCCATCGAGTCGGCGGTGGAGGATGCCCAGCCGCCGCTGGCACGGATGCGGCACGTGCTGCACGTCCCGGTCAACTTCTGGATCATGTCGCTCTTCGCGCTAGCGAATGCCGGCGTCCGGCTCGTGGGCGATTCCGGCGCGGCCGGCACCGCGCTCGTCGGACCGGTGAGCCTGGGCGTCGCCCTCGGGCTGGTGCTCGGCAAGCCACTCGGCATCCTGCTCGCCACCTGGCTTGCGACGCGCTTCGGCGCGACGCTGCCTGGCGGCTCCACCTGGGCGAGTGTCTCCGGCGTGGCCTGCCTGGCGGGCATCGGATTCACCATGTCGCTGTTCGTGTCCGGGCTCGCGTTCCCCGACGCCGTGTTGCTCGCGCAGGCGAAGGCCGGTATCGTGGCGGCGTCGCTGCTGGCCGGCACCGTCGGCGCGGCGGTCATGTGGTGGGCGACGGCACCGGCACGAATCGCCGCTCCCGCGCCGGCCGCGGCAACCGGAGAGGCCTGA
- a CDS encoding RNA polymerase sigma factor, translating into MTDTTLAGDDAETDRALIARWYDGDQRAATELVERHAAPLARFVASLGPAGDPGELVQDTFVRAFGALDGYRGESSLRSWLFTIARRLVLDQRRAGRRDRLHVAIDDAGSELVSGDDVLGGVVADESEARVRAAVHRLSPTQREVFLLRVVEGLSYREIAGVAGTTEGAARVHYHNAMKAVKEFLDA; encoded by the coding sequence ATGACCGACACGACCCTGGCAGGCGACGACGCAGAGACAGACCGAGCGCTGATCGCCCGCTGGTACGACGGGGATCAGCGGGCGGCGACCGAGCTGGTGGAGCGCCACGCGGCGCCACTGGCGCGGTTCGTGGCGAGCCTGGGGCCTGCCGGGGACCCTGGGGAGCTGGTGCAGGACACCTTCGTCCGTGCCTTTGGCGCGCTCGACGGGTACCGGGGGGAATCGTCGCTCCGCTCGTGGTTGTTCACGATCGCGCGACGGCTGGTGCTGGACCAGCGGCGCGCCGGTCGCCGGGATCGCCTGCACGTGGCGATCGACGACGCCGGGTCGGAGCTGGTGTCGGGGGACGACGTGCTCGGGGGCGTGGTGGCCGACGAGTCGGAAGCGCGGGTCAGGGCCGCCGTGCACCGGCTCTCCCCGACGCAGCGCGAGGTGTTCCTGCTGCGGGTGGTCGAGGGACTGTCGTACCGGGAGATCGCCGGCGTTGCCGGCACGACGGAGGGAGCGGCACGGGTGCACTACCACAATGCGATGAAGGCCGTGAAGGAGTTTCTCGATGCGTGA
- a CDS encoding glycerophosphodiester phosphodiesterase: protein MVHPARPALIAHRGMPRQHRENTLPGFLAATAAGADGWELDVHLTRDEVVVVHHDAVLPALAGRLAGAAIRELDWDTLATAVVGAAGERVPSLDAVLLAAPEDFAVYVEVKAPGLAQPVLECLRRRPQVRAAVHCFDHRVSLQVHGLDPSVPVGVLSESYPVDIPHLLRSAAARDYWPHHTMVDAALVAAVHGAGGRVIVWTVNDTATALRLARLGVDGLCSDVVDELRAAFGG, encoded by the coding sequence ATGGTCCACCCCGCCCGCCCCGCCCTGATCGCACACCGCGGCATGCCCCGGCAGCACCGCGAGAATACCCTGCCCGGCTTCCTCGCCGCTACAGCGGCCGGGGCCGATGGCTGGGAGCTGGATGTGCACCTGACCCGTGACGAGGTGGTGGTGGTGCACCACGACGCTGTCTTGCCCGCGCTGGCGGGCCGCCTGGCCGGCGCCGCCATCAGGGAGCTGGACTGGGACACCCTGGCAACCGCTGTCGTCGGAGCCGCCGGCGAGCGTGTGCCGTCGCTGGACGCCGTCCTGCTGGCGGCGCCGGAGGACTTCGCGGTCTACGTGGAGGTGAAGGCGCCAGGCCTGGCGCAGCCGGTGCTCGAGTGCCTCAGGCGGCGGCCGCAGGTGCGGGCGGCGGTGCACTGCTTCGATCACCGGGTGTCCCTCCAGGTGCACGGGCTGGACCCATCGGTGCCGGTGGGCGTGCTGAGCGAGAGCTATCCGGTGGACATCCCCCACCTGCTCCGCAGTGCGGCGGCCCGGGACTACTGGCCGCACCACACGATGGTGGATGCGGCCCTGGTCGCGGCGGTCCATGGGGCCGGCGGCCGTGTCATCGTGTGGACGGTGAACGACACGGCGACGGCGCTCCGACTCGCCCGGCTGGGTGTGGACGGGCTCTGTTCCGATGTGGTGGATGAGTTGCGGGCGGCGTTCGGCGGCTGA
- a CDS encoding amidohydrolase, with protein MRYPFVLLSAVGTLLQAQSPAPPAPARPAVAPGIGAVALPNADPFPSTYRAPASRAVLITNATILTAAGPQIDRGFVLMRDGRIVSVGAGPAPSAGDAEVIDANGRYVTPGLIDTHSHLGVYAAPGGEALSDGNEATAPITARVWAEHSVWPQDPQFPRDLAGGVTTLQILPGSANLVGGRSVVLKVVPSVSVQGMKFPGAKYGLKMACGENPKRVYASRGPSTRMGNVAGYRAGWIQAEAYRRRWDKWLADRSGDPPQRDLEMETLAEVLRGNILVHNHCYRADEMLQMVDVAREFGYRIRSFHHGVEAYKLADVMARDSISGSLWSDWGGFKMEAIDGIRANLSLVHNAGARAIVHSDDPSGSQRLNQDASKARAAGAAIGIAVDDATLIRWITINPAWALDLHDRIGSLEAGKNADVVLWSANPFSVYARPDRVWIDGALRMDRADPRQHWRTDFELGFVPPATPMAGGRR; from the coding sequence GTGCGATACCCCTTCGTCCTGCTGTCTGCCGTCGGGACGCTCCTGCAGGCACAATCACCGGCACCGCCGGCACCGGCGCGGCCCGCGGTGGCGCCGGGCATCGGTGCCGTGGCGCTGCCCAATGCCGACCCGTTCCCAAGCACGTACCGGGCGCCGGCGTCGCGGGCCGTCCTCATCACGAATGCCACCATCCTGACCGCCGCCGGCCCGCAGATCGACCGCGGGTTCGTGCTCATGCGCGATGGCCGGATCGTGAGCGTCGGTGCCGGACCGGCGCCATCAGCGGGTGATGCGGAGGTGATCGATGCGAACGGTCGCTACGTGACGCCCGGCCTGATCGACACGCACTCGCACCTGGGTGTCTACGCCGCGCCGGGCGGCGAGGCGTTGAGCGATGGCAACGAGGCGACGGCGCCGATCACGGCGCGAGTGTGGGCCGAGCACAGCGTCTGGCCGCAGGACCCGCAGTTCCCGCGTGACCTGGCCGGCGGCGTGACGACGCTGCAGATCCTCCCCGGATCCGCCAACCTCGTGGGCGGGCGCAGCGTGGTGCTGAAGGTGGTGCCGAGCGTGAGCGTGCAGGGGATGAAGTTCCCGGGCGCGAAGTACGGGCTGAAGATGGCGTGCGGCGAGAACCCGAAGCGGGTGTACGCCAGCCGCGGCCCCTCCACCCGGATGGGCAACGTGGCCGGCTACCGCGCCGGCTGGATCCAGGCGGAGGCGTACCGGCGCCGCTGGGACAAGTGGCTCGCCGACCGCAGCGGTGACCCGCCGCAGCGCGACCTCGAGATGGAGACGCTGGCGGAGGTGCTGCGCGGGAACATCCTCGTGCACAACCACTGCTACCGCGCCGACGAGATGCTGCAGATGGTGGACGTGGCGCGCGAGTTCGGCTACCGCATCCGCTCGTTCCACCACGGCGTGGAGGCCTACAAGCTGGCGGACGTGATGGCCCGCGACAGCATCTCCGGCTCGCTCTGGAGCGACTGGGGCGGCTTCAAGATGGAGGCGATCGACGGCATCCGCGCGAACCTGTCGCTGGTGCACAATGCGGGGGCCCGAGCCATCGTCCACAGCGACGACCCGAGCGGCTCGCAGCGCCTGAACCAGGACGCCTCCAAGGCGCGTGCGGCGGGTGCGGCGATCGGCATCGCCGTCGACGACGCGACGCTCATCCGCTGGATCACCATCAACCCGGCCTGGGCGCTGGACCTGCACGATCGCATCGGCTCGCTGGAGGCGGGCAAGAACGCGGATGTGGTGCTCTGGTCCGCGAACCCGTTCAGCGTGTACGCGCGCCCGGATCGCGTCTGGATCGACGGCGCGCTGCGCATGGACCGCGCCGACCCGCGACAGCACTGGCGCACCGACTTCGAACTCGGGTTCGTGCCGCCCGCCACCCCGATGGCCGGAGGGCGCCGCTGA